Proteins co-encoded in one Conger conger chromosome 4, fConCon1.1, whole genome shotgun sequence genomic window:
- the arrdc2 gene encoding arrestin domain-containing protein 2 — protein MIFDKLKKFYVLFDSPEIDTPPVFSSGDVVSGKVVLDLSGQSKVESLKLHAEGFAKVHWTESRSAGASTAYTQNYSDEVEYLNRRETLLQADNGEMTVLSAGRHEFPFSFQLPEETLVTSFEGKHGSIRYWVKVKLHRPWTTVRKIKKEFTVIEPIDINTPALLAPQAGTKDKMARVWYRNFGQVSVTAKIDRQGYTPGEVIPVFAEFDNATSRSVVPKAFITQTQTFIARGTMKQKHAVVATLSGDAVGGRRRETWHGRAIKIPPVGPSVLHCRIIKVEYMLKVCVDVPGTSKLCLELPLVMGTIPLHPFGSRTSSVSSQYSVNLEWLRMAIPEQPEPPPDYNSIITEEEAEQNMTPPQAEEDLSGVLERPFFTYVQEFRFRPPPVYCEVDPHPQPLHMRPRCMTC, from the exons ATgattttcgacaaattgaaaaAGTTTTACGTCCTCTTCGACTCCCCAGAAATCGACACCCCTCCCGTGTTCAGCAGCGGGGATGTGGTGTCCGGGAAAGTGGTCTTGGATCTTTCGGGGCAGAGCAAAGTGGAGTCGTTGAAGTTGCACGCCGAAGGTTTCGCTAAAGTGCATTGGACTGAGTCTCGGAGCGCCGGTGCGAGCACTGCCTACACTCAGAACTACAGCGACGAAGTGGAATACCTCAACCGGAGGGAGACGCTCCTGCAAGCAG ATAATGGTGAAATGACGGTTCTATCCGCTGGAAGGCACGAGTTTCCCTTCAGCTTTCAGCTGCCTGAAGA GACCCTGGTGACCTCATTCGAAGGAAAGCACGGCAGCATTCGCTACTGGGTAAAAGTGAAGCTCCACCGGCCTTGGACCACGGTCAGAAAGATCAAGAAGGAGTTCACGGTCATCGAGCCCATCGACATCAACACACCGGCCCTGCTG GCTCCCCAAGCTGGCACAAAGGACAAGATGGCGAGAGTGTGGTACCGCAATTTCGGGCAGGTGTCCGTGACTGCTAAGATCGACCGGCAGGGGTACACGCCAG GCGAGGTGATCCCCGTGTTCGCGGAGTTCGACAATGCCACCTCCCGCTCCGTTGTGCCCAAGGCCTTCATCACACAGACCCAGACCTTCATCGCCCGCGGCACCATGAAGCAGAAGCACGCCGTGGTGGCCACGCTGTCCGGGGACGCCGTGGGGGGCCGGCGCAGGGAGACCTGGCACGGGCGCGCCATCAAGATCCCCCCCGTCGGGCCCTCGGTCCTGCACTGCCGCATCATCAAAGTGGAGTACATGCTCAAG GTGTGCGTTGACGTTCCCGGGACGTCCAAGCTGTGTCTGGAGCTTCCCCTGGTCATGGGCACCATCCCCCTCCATCCCTTCGGCAGCCGCACCTCCAGTGTCAGCAGCCAGTACAGCGTCAACCTGGAGTGGCTCCGCATGGCCATCCCGGAGCAGCCTGAGC CTCCTCCGGACTACAACAGCATCATCACGGAGGAGGAGGCCGAGCAGAACATGACCCCTCCCCAGGCGGAGGAGGACCTGAGCGGGGTGCTCGAGCGCCCCTTCTTCACCTACGTCCAGGAGTTCCGCTTCCGGCCCCCTCCGGTGTACTGCGAG GTGGACCCGCATCCTCAGCCCCTCCACATGAGACCGCGCTGCATGACGTGTTGA